Proteins encoded in a region of the Rutidosis leptorrhynchoides isolate AG116_Rl617_1_P2 chromosome 9, CSIRO_AGI_Rlap_v1, whole genome shotgun sequence genome:
- the LOC139865641 gene encoding putative F-box protein At1g47790, producing MVEEAYNNITRPVSIPHHLISEILTRLPVKSLTRFRSVSTQWNSTITHPSFSKSHFTRSTGADVTLILTFINRFNSERTIFSVTIPPNQTRSSNPTYVLTIPGFAHPFVSQSLNGLICFNLGSMCVCNPSTRKFIKLPWPKAKAANPNNSGSRPLTCHRANAFGFDLVTNKHKVLDTWISCYDTHDNEIVMEQRVFTIGSGGDTWRRIANGPSYFPFNESVCINGHIYFRAFPSMIASDKPVMVAFDVNREVFRFIRMCDDEISNSEETVLMEYDGCLTIVDHEGFTSGENGVVLMRVLIDEGNGTWVKRRFEIPATYSEINDRRRFMFSGMTFSGEMIFTERSLASPFYVLFYDIKKNEIKKVEICGLTDFEFSYSNVLMNVTSVNEHVESIVSLT from the coding sequence ATGGTTGAAGAAGCATACAACAATATCACCCGACCCGTATCCATTCCACACCATCTCATATCCGAAATCCTCACAAGACTCCCTGTCAAATCCCTGACCCGATTCCGCTCCGTTTCAACCCAATGGAACTCCACCATCACTCACCCATCATTCTCCAAATCTCACTTCACCCGTTCAACCGGTGCTGACGTCACCCTCATTCTCACCTTCATCAACCGGTTCAACTCTGAACGCACCATCTTCTCCGTCACCATTCCTCCCAACCAGACCCGGTCCAGTAACCCGACCTATGTCCTCACCATCCCCGGGTTCGCCCACCCGTTTGTTTCGCAGTCCCTTAATGGTTTGATATGTTTCAACTTGGGATCAATGTGTGTTTGCAATCCGTCCACTCGGAAATTCATCAAGCTTCCGTGGCCGAAAGCAAAGGCCGCGAACCCGAACAATTCGGGTTCGCGGCCTCTAACATGTCACCGGGCAAACGCGTTCGGATTTGACCTGGTGACAAATAAACATAAAGTGCTAGACACTTGGATTTCGTGTTATGATACTCATGACAACGAAATCGTTATGGAACAAAGAGTGTTTACTATCGGATCGGGTGGTGACACGTGGCGGAGGATCGCGAATGGCCCGTCATATTTTCCATTTAATGAGAGCGTGTGTATAAACGGGCACATTTACTTTAGGGCGTTTCCAAGTATGATCGCGTCGGATAAGCCTGTTATGGTCGCATTCGATGTAAACCGTGAAGTTTTTCGATTCATTAGGATGTGTGATGATGAGATCTCGAATTCGGAAGAGACGGTTTTGATGGAATACGATGGATGTTTGACTATTGTTGACCATGAAGGCTTTACAAGTGGTGAAAATGGTGTTGTTCTTATGAGGGTCTTGATTGATGAAGGCAATGGAACATGGGTTAAAAGGCGGTTCGAGATTCCGGCTACATATAGCGAGATAAATGATCGCCGGAGATTTATGTTCTCCGGGATGACATTTTCCGGCGAGATGATATTTACCGAACGAAGCTTAGCAAGTCCATTCTATGTGTTGTTTTACGACATCAAAAAGAATGAAATAAAAAAAGTGGAGATTTGCGGGCTGACTGATTTCGAGTTTAGTTATAGTAACGTTCTTATGAATGTTACTAGTGTTAATGAACACGTAGAAAGCATTGTGTCATTAACTTAG
- the LOC139865640 gene encoding methionine--tRNA ligase, chloroplastic/mitochondrial, producing the protein MAVTRVHHSLQFQRNNLATLFFSSSILANKTHINFRTKWLSSSSSSPKRSGAALYCSCSNGNSSSTIEEKDQFVLTTPLYYVNAPPHMGSAYSTIAADAIARFQRLIGKKVIFVTGTDEHGEKIATAAAAGGSSPNDHCDAISQSYRALWKDLDISYDKFIRTTDPKHEAIVEEFYTKVLANGDIYRADYEGLYCVNCEEYKDEKELLENNCCPTHLKPCVARKEDNYFFALSKYQKRLEDILEHNPSFVQPVYRLNEVQNWMKSGLKDFSISRASVDWGIRVPNDPKQTIYVWFDALLGYISALSEDQEQPSLQTAISLGWPASLHLIGKDILRFHAVYWPAMLMSAGLSLPKTVFGHGFLTKDGMKMGKSLGNTVEPNELVQKFGADAVRYFFLREVEFGNDGDYSEERFINIVNAHLANTIGNLLNRTLGLLKKNCQSTLVVDSSVAAEANDFKNTVEKLVEKSKAEYESLMLSSACESVLEIGNAGNLYIDGRAPWSLFKQGGASFDSAAKDLVVILEAMRIIAVALSPVAPKLCLRIYQQLGYTEQQFNAATWNDTKWGGLKAGQIMALPSPIFTRIEIMTDVDGGAPVEKKVSKKKQKAPQSQTTIQA; encoded by the exons ATGGCGGTGACCAGGGTGCACCACTCTCTTCAATTTCAAAGAAACAATCTAGCCACTTTGTTTTTCTCCTCATCAATTTTGGCTAACAAAACTCATATCAATTTCCGTACAAAatggttatcatcatcatcatcttctcctAAAAGATCAGGAGCTGCCTTATATTGCAGTTGCAGCAATGGCAATTCAAGCTCTACAATTGAAGAAAAGGACCAATTTGTACTCACAACACCACTTTATTACGTAAATGCCCCTCCTCATATGGGCAGTGCTTACTCCACCATTGCCGCGGATGCCATTGCTCGCTTTCAG AGGCTAATTGGAAAGAAGGTTATATTCGTAACCGGAACAGATGAGCATGGAGAGAAAATAGCTACGGCAGCGGCTGCTGGTGGTTCGAGTCCGAATGATCATTGTGATGCAATTTCACAGTCTTATAGAGCCTTGTGGAAAGAT CTAGATATATCTTATGACAAGTTCATCCGAACAACTGATCCTAAGCATGAAGCTATTGTGGAAGAATTTTATACAAAGGTTCTTGCTAATGGTGATATTTATCGAGCTGATTATGAAGGGCTATATTGTGTCAACTGTGAGGAGTACAAG GATGAAAAGGAATTGCTCGAAAACAATTGTTGTCCAACGCACCTAAAGCCATGTGTCGCAAGGAAAGAAGACAATTACTTTTTTGCCCTATCAAAGTATCAGAAACGGTTGGAAGATATTCTAGAACATAATCCAAGTTTCGTACAACCAGTTTATCGTTTAAATGAG GTTCAAAACTGGATGAAATCGGGGCTAAAAGATTTTTCAATTTCCCGAGCTTCGGTGGATTGGGGTATTAGAGTCCCTAATGACCCAAAACAAACCATATACGTCTGGTTTGATGCATTGTTAGG GTATATATCAGCGTTATCAGAGGACCAAGAGCAACCTAGTTTACAAACTGCAATTTCATTAGGTTGGCCTGCTTCGCTGCACTTGATTGGCAAG GATATATTGCGTTTTCATGCAGTTTATTGGCCTGCTATGTTAATGTCAGCTGGACTGAGCCTTCCCAAAACCGTCTTTGGCCATGGATTCCTAACCAAG GATGGTATGAAGATGGGAAAGTCACTAGGGAATACTGTTGAACCAAACGAGTTAGTGCAAAAATTTGGGGCCGATGCTGTCAGGTATTTTTTCCTCAGAGAAGTTGAATTTGGAAACGATGGTGATTACTCCGAAGAACGCTTCATAAATATCGTCAATGCACATCTTGCCAACACCATTG GAAATCTTCTTAATCGTACACTTGGTCTATTGAAAAAGAACTGCCAATCAACTTTGGTTGTGGATTCGAGTGTTGCAGCCGAAGCAAATGACTTCAAGAACACTGTAGAAAAGCTG GTTGAAAAGTCAAAGGCTGAGTACGAAAGTCTAATGCTATCTTCCGCTTGTGAAAGTGTGCTGGAAATCGGTAACGCTGGCAATCTATACATTGATGGACGTGCACCGTGGTCTCTTTTTAAACAAGGAGGCGCGTCATTTGATTCTGCTGCTAAG GATTTGGTAGTTATATTAGAGGCAATGAGGATTATCGCGGTTGCATTGTCACCCGTCGCACCAAAATTATGTCTCAGAATTTATCAACAACTTGGCTATACCGAACAACAATTCAATGCTGCCACATGG AACGATACAAAATGGGGTGGGTTGAAGGCGGGTCAAATCATGGCTCTACCGAGCCCCATCTTTACCAGGATTGAAATCATGACCGATGTTGATGGTGGGGCCCCTGTGGAGAAGAAAGTTTCGAAGAAGAAGCAAAAAGCGCCACAGAGCCAAACTACAATCCAAGCCTAA